In Lysinibacillus sp. FSL M8-0337, the following proteins share a genomic window:
- a CDS encoding diguanylate cyclase, translated as MKKKIVINVMVMIAMLVTLSTVMFFPLKSNATELSEPIVLGQYFDIFRDPSKSITIEDILSGDYDQSFETSNQNYLFFWHTNDTIWLRLHTAEIMDNKQGPYWLESIDKLDNVELFLIKENGSYEQQKSGISHINEQKIDYRSNVFTITDPSTTAIYVKLDGVLPKSFMSYLYTTEGFLEKIISYKFFSGMFYGFMFALLIYNLFLFFSLKEKAYFYYVLYMLSFIFYQATMNSLDLEIAGHFLPEWFFMRSLVISGNLLLIFMILFSKEFLELKTYLPKFHLLATVLLWLSISSLIAVFIIPDISIVNNFTTIFAVVVLSFLWLSGLLVWLKGQKMARFYLIGWSVLLGSVIVQALAFLSIIPFHPRIFEDIPAIGATFEAIFLSLALGDKINLIKKEHQKMQQMINETLEYKVQERTQELEKARQELENIANTDKLTQIPNRVRLDYVLDEALKQAQNQAMPLSIILLDIDYFKAVNDTFGHQVGDIVLINAAELFKKSIREQDTIGRWGGEEFLVICPQTTLNEALQLAEELRLQLENYQFPIVNQKTSSFGVTTYVQGDTLTTLLTRCDQALYQAKNKGRNCVAYLNKEDATSLLFSN; from the coding sequence ATGAAAAAGAAAATTGTAATAAATGTTATGGTTATGATTGCAATGCTCGTGACATTAAGTACGGTAATGTTCTTTCCTTTAAAAAGTAATGCCACAGAACTTTCAGAGCCTATTGTATTAGGGCAATACTTTGATATTTTTCGTGATCCTTCAAAATCCATTACAATTGAGGACATCTTATCTGGTGATTATGATCAATCCTTTGAGACAAGTAACCAAAATTATTTGTTTTTTTGGCATACAAACGATACGATTTGGCTAAGGCTCCATACCGCAGAAATCATGGATAATAAACAAGGGCCCTATTGGTTAGAATCTATTGATAAACTAGACAATGTTGAATTGTTTTTAATAAAAGAAAATGGTTCTTATGAACAACAAAAAAGCGGCATTTCCCATATAAACGAGCAAAAGATTGACTACCGTTCGAATGTCTTTACTATAACAGACCCATCTACTACAGCAATTTATGTAAAGTTAGATGGCGTTCTTCCAAAAAGTTTTATGTCCTATTTGTATACAACAGAGGGTTTTTTAGAAAAAATCATTTCATATAAATTTTTCTCGGGTATGTTTTATGGCTTTATGTTTGCCTTATTAATATATAATTTATTTTTGTTTTTTTCTTTAAAAGAAAAAGCGTATTTTTATTATGTCTTGTATATGCTAAGTTTTATTTTTTATCAAGCGACGATGAACTCCTTAGACTTAGAAATAGCAGGCCATTTCTTACCTGAATGGTTTTTTATGCGCTCGTTAGTGATTAGTGGGAATTTATTACTTATTTTCATGATTTTATTTTCCAAAGAGTTTCTGGAGCTAAAAACATATTTACCGAAGTTTCACTTACTTGCAACTGTCTTATTATGGCTTTCTATTTCATCACTAATCGCCGTATTTATTATTCCAGATATTTCTATTGTCAATAATTTCACAACCATTTTTGCAGTTGTGGTACTCTCCTTTCTTTGGTTATCTGGACTACTTGTTTGGCTTAAAGGACAAAAAATGGCTCGTTTTTATTTGATTGGTTGGTCAGTATTACTAGGGTCTGTCATTGTTCAAGCGTTAGCTTTTTTAAGCATCATCCCATTTCATCCAAGAATATTCGAGGATATACCAGCAATTGGAGCTACTTTTGAAGCAATCTTTTTATCACTAGCACTCGGGGATAAAATTAATCTTATAAAAAAAGAGCATCAAAAAATGCAGCAAATGATAAATGAAACGCTTGAATATAAAGTACAGGAACGGACGCAAGAATTGGAGAAGGCAAGGCAGGAACTTGAAAATATCGCTAATACTGATAAATTAACGCAAATACCGAATCGAGTTCGCTTGGATTATGTATTGGATGAGGCATTAAAACAGGCACAAAATCAGGCAATGCCTCTTTCCATTATTTTGCTTGATATCGATTATTTTAAAGCAGTAAATGATACATTCGGTCATCAAGTTGGAGATATTGTATTGATCAATGCAGCAGAGTTATTTAAAAAATCCATTAGGGAACAGGATACAATCGGTCGATGGGGTGGTGAGGAATTTTTAGTTATTTGTCCTCAAACCACATTAAATGAAGCACTTCAACTTGCTGAGGAGCTCCGACTTCAACTAGAAAATTATCAGTTTCCAATTGTTAATCAAAAAACGAGTAGTTTTGGTGTAACCACATATGTACAAGGCGATACGCTTACAACATTATTAACAAGGTGCGATCAAGCATTGTATCAAGCTAAAAATAAAGGACGTAACTGTGTCGCGTATTTAAATAAGGAAGACGCCACCTCTCTTCTTTTTAGTAATTAG
- a CDS encoding DUF378 domain-containing protein, whose amino-acid sequence MGVVYRIALVLVIIGAINWGLIGFFRFDLVAYLFGGQTAVLSRWIYALVGIAGLISIPILMKRLDEEEDFDAHTRIHNNPSYGMEAGEEADFTDVPKTKKKDSGNKKM is encoded by the coding sequence ATGGGTGTAGTCTATAGGATTGCCTTAGTTCTTGTAATTATCGGTGCAATTAACTGGGGACTAATAGGATTTTTTAGATTTGATTTAGTCGCATATTTATTTGGTGGTCAAACAGCGGTATTGTCGAGATGGATTTATGCACTTGTCGGAATTGCTGGGCTTATTTCAATCCCAATCCTTATGAAGCGTTTAGATGAGGAAGAGGACTTCGATGCACATACTCGTATTCACAACAATCCGAGTTATGGTATGGAAGCTGGGGAAGAAGCAGATTTCACAGACGTTCCAAAAACGAAGAAAAAGGATTCAGGTAATAAAAAAATGTAA
- the panC gene encoding pantoate--beta-alanine ligase, whose amino-acid sequence MKVITTIKALTSEIQAAKRAQKTIGLVPTMGFLHEGHLTLASKARAENDLVVMSIFVNPTQFGPNEDFESYPRDLARDTALAQSVGVDIIFAPSVEEIYPHDGGIRIRAGEQATLLCGASRPGHFDGVLQVVSILFHLTQPTRAYFGQKDAQQVALISTMVRDYHFPLEIRVVPIVREEDGLAKSSRNVYLNEVDRKEAPAIYEALQLAQHSFLANGDVTAALAKAKAHIAARTHGKIDYIELLAYPDLLPVTAQTAQVLLAAAVYIGQTRLIDNCIFNVKEGK is encoded by the coding sequence ATGAAAGTCATTACTACAATTAAAGCACTGACATCAGAAATTCAAGCAGCTAAACGAGCGCAAAAAACAATTGGACTAGTGCCAACAATGGGTTTTTTACATGAAGGTCACTTAACATTAGCATCAAAAGCTCGTGCAGAAAATGACCTTGTTGTGATGAGCATTTTTGTTAACCCAACACAATTTGGTCCAAATGAGGATTTTGAAAGTTACCCTCGTGATTTGGCAAGGGACACTGCTTTAGCACAATCTGTCGGTGTAGACATAATCTTTGCACCAAGTGTGGAAGAAATATATCCGCATGATGGTGGTATTCGTATCCGCGCAGGTGAGCAGGCAACGCTGCTATGCGGGGCAAGCCGTCCGGGGCATTTTGATGGTGTTTTACAGGTGGTATCAATATTATTTCATTTAACACAGCCAACACGTGCTTATTTCGGACAAAAGGATGCCCAACAAGTGGCACTTATCTCTACGATGGTGCGAGATTACCATTTTCCTTTAGAGATTCGTGTCGTACCAATTGTCCGAGAGGAGGATGGTTTAGCGAAGTCATCACGCAATGTATATTTAAACGAGGTAGATCGCAAAGAAGCACCAGCTATATATGAGGCTTTGCAACTGGCTCAACATAGCTTTTTAGCGAATGGTGATGTAACAGCAGCCCTTGCAAAGGCAAAAGCTCATATCGCAGCACGCACACATGGCAAAATTGACTATATTGAATTATTGGCTTATCCGGACCTACTGCCTGTAACAGCCCAAACGGCACAAGTTCTTTTGGCGGCAGCCGTCTACATCGGCCAAACGCGTTTAATTGATAATTGTATCTTTAATGTGAAAGAAGGAAAATAA
- the dinG gene encoding ATP-dependent DNA helicase DinG — MMESQKYAIVDLETTGHSPANGDRMIQIAIVIMKDWKIERTYTKFIHPGKSIPSFIQDLTHITDEDVKDALPFEAHADYIYELISDCVFVAHNTDFDLSFLQAEFKRAGLPKWHGKKMDTVELAKILFPMSLSFKLGDLAADLNIELENAHRADDDALATAELFKRSWKELLNLPQLTLEQMHKRSFRLKSNLSQLFFEALQIKRHHRTTDENITYNRNFAICDGRQKQVLKSELAPYPKTTHAKEALMTKAMPNFEQRPAQFTMMDTIWQALNDKEECVIEASTGIGKTVGYLLPSILYARANNKKIAISTYTAHLQEQLVEEELPKIEKILNTKVNVAVLKGMQHYIDLARFEQCMAYADESYDDTFTILQLLVWLTKTQTGVLSELNVSGGGQLFLEKIRKLPEEKPTKGFDFYEQALKNSTTADCIVTNHSMVISDLVRQTPIFTQIDGWIIDEAHQVIQAAMQQDETIFSYTQWKYIFGQIGTLEDTALFQQFSKAAKKKQRIAMQSLQQLDKQFIRLQRVFDETIGHAVQKMQQQVRGKQASSKCTLFLEDISLAKEPLLQVSKLLQHWLDLAVEAGKAFENNIEQLDKNEVFILSEWHYWIREMKLRIAEWEEIFLLHQDDHSVWFEFDLRSVPGSLHVYKKPVNVTPIIEKVMAPLRKQASIVWTSGTLTVPGNERFITRQLGISDCVQVMQLQAPASYYSGAKAFIVTDMPDIQQVTQAEYIEAVAHAITRTVRMTEGRCFVLFTAQDMLRKTVELIQDSELLDDYMLFAQGVTGGSRMRILKSFQKFNQAVLFGTNSFWEGVDVPGDALSSVIVVRLPFSSPEEPVFKARAKHLTLQGRNSFTELSLPEAIMRFKQGFGRLIRSSQDKGAFIVLDRRISTKSYGKEFIHALPPIDVKKLQLPELLKELSNWQK, encoded by the coding sequence ATGATGGAAAGTCAAAAGTATGCAATAGTTGATTTGGAGACGACGGGTCATTCTCCAGCAAATGGTGACCGAATGATTCAAATTGCCATTGTCATTATGAAGGATTGGAAAATTGAACGCACCTATACGAAATTTATTCATCCAGGTAAATCAATTCCGTCCTTTATTCAAGATTTAACGCATATAACGGACGAGGATGTGAAAGATGCCTTGCCGTTCGAGGCACATGCCGACTACATATACGAATTAATTTCCGATTGTGTTTTTGTCGCGCATAATACGGATTTTGACTTATCCTTTTTACAAGCAGAATTTAAACGAGCGGGATTACCAAAATGGCATGGTAAGAAAATGGATACAGTTGAATTAGCGAAAATATTATTTCCAATGTCACTTAGCTTTAAGCTAGGTGATTTAGCCGCAGATTTAAATATTGAACTTGAAAATGCACATAGAGCGGATGATGATGCGCTTGCAACAGCTGAGCTTTTTAAACGTAGTTGGAAAGAGCTTCTAAACCTTCCACAACTAACGCTCGAACAAATGCATAAACGCTCATTCCGTTTAAAATCTAATTTGTCTCAGCTTTTCTTTGAAGCATTACAAATTAAACGTCATCATAGAACAACGGATGAAAATATTACGTACAATCGAAATTTTGCAATTTGTGATGGGCGGCAAAAACAGGTGCTAAAATCCGAGCTAGCACCTTATCCAAAAACAACACATGCTAAAGAAGCATTGATGACAAAGGCTATGCCAAATTTCGAGCAACGACCTGCCCAATTTACGATGATGGATACGATTTGGCAAGCATTAAATGACAAAGAAGAATGTGTGATTGAGGCTTCCACGGGGATCGGTAAAACAGTTGGCTATCTTTTACCTAGTATTTTATATGCACGGGCGAACAATAAAAAAATTGCGATTAGTACGTATACAGCACATTTACAGGAGCAACTTGTAGAAGAAGAACTACCAAAAATCGAAAAAATTCTTAATACAAAAGTAAACGTTGCTGTACTGAAAGGCATGCAACATTATATCGACCTTGCTCGTTTTGAACAGTGTATGGCATATGCGGATGAATCATATGATGATACTTTTACCATTTTACAGTTGCTTGTGTGGCTGACAAAAACGCAGACAGGCGTATTAAGTGAACTTAATGTTTCTGGTGGAGGACAGCTTTTTTTAGAAAAAATTCGCAAATTACCCGAGGAGAAACCGACAAAGGGCTTTGATTTTTATGAGCAAGCATTAAAAAATAGTACGACAGCAGATTGCATCGTGACAAATCATTCGATGGTCATTAGTGATTTAGTTCGTCAAACACCAATTTTTACACAAATTGATGGGTGGATTATTGATGAAGCGCATCAGGTTATTCAAGCAGCTATGCAACAAGATGAAACCATCTTTTCCTACACACAATGGAAGTATATTTTTGGTCAAATTGGTACATTGGAAGATACAGCGCTCTTTCAACAATTCAGTAAGGCTGCCAAAAAGAAACAGCGCATAGCGATGCAAAGTTTACAGCAACTTGACAAACAATTTATCCGCTTACAGCGCGTTTTCGATGAAACTATTGGGCATGCTGTACAAAAAATGCAACAGCAAGTTCGAGGCAAACAGGCTAGTAGCAAATGTACCCTGTTCTTAGAGGATATATCACTAGCAAAAGAGCCGCTCTTACAAGTCAGTAAACTATTACAGCATTGGCTTGATCTCGCGGTGGAAGCCGGTAAAGCTTTTGAAAATAACATTGAACAGTTAGATAAAAATGAGGTTTTTATTTTATCTGAGTGGCACTATTGGATTCGAGAGATGAAGCTAAGAATTGCAGAATGGGAGGAAATCTTCCTTTTACATCAGGACGATCATTCTGTTTGGTTTGAATTTGATTTACGCAGTGTCCCTGGCAGTCTACACGTTTATAAAAAGCCAGTGAATGTTACGCCAATTATTGAAAAAGTAATGGCGCCACTTCGTAAACAAGCCAGTATCGTTTGGACTTCTGGCACTTTAACCGTACCAGGCAATGAACGCTTTATTACGCGTCAGCTTGGCATTTCAGATTGTGTGCAAGTTATGCAGTTACAAGCACCAGCATCATATTATTCCGGTGCAAAGGCGTTTATTGTCACAGATATGCCAGATATTCAACAAGTGACGCAGGCAGAGTATATTGAAGCTGTGGCGCATGCGATTACACGCACGGTTCGCATGACGGAAGGACGTTGCTTTGTATTATTCACTGCCCAAGATATGTTAAGAAAAACGGTCGAGCTGATACAAGATAGTGAGCTTCTCGATGACTATATGCTCTTTGCACAAGGTGTCACAGGCGGTAGTCGCATGCGCATTCTTAAATCATTTCAGAAGTTCAACCAAGCAGTGCTATTTGGCACAAACAGCTTCTGGGAAGGGGTAGACGTTCCTGGTGATGCACTTTCTTCTGTTATTGTTGTACGACTACCGTTTTCTTCACCAGAGGAGCCAGTGTTCAAGGCACGAGCCAAACATTTAACATTACAAGGGCGCAACTCCTTTACAGAGCTATCATTGCCGGAAGCGATTATGCGCTTTAAGCAAGGATTTGGCCGTTTAATTCGATCATCCCAAGACAAGGGCGCATTTATTGTGCTAGATCGCCGTATTAGCACAAAATCTTATGGGAAAGAATTTATTCATGCATTACCACCTATAGATGTCAAGAAGCTACAATTGCCGGAATTGCTGAAGGAATTAAGTAATTGGCAGAAATAA
- a CDS encoding PucR family transcriptional regulator: MGTIRKIVEGVQFPMLTLVAGHSGVHRRVTGINVVESIDLIMFCRPNELVVTTGINLSQQEDFLEQLIKLAYSKKVAGFIINIGPYIPAIPESIIAFANEHDFPIFQMPWHCRVADLLKTTFQFIANHHQEHSIEEKVLYNLLFHSKKQMDTQKVQLAQLGFPQGRELAIITCTTIGAHSSIDRYEVMIQFAFQHRYKRFLKLKHKNHLIFLIDRAQINTPNIPFSKVVEEIYEKIKQKNGFLDIIIGKGNYQKEYENIRKSYEESLTVIQLAQLHNNRFLYKYKDIGAYQIIMAVQNQPLMQSFSHDILGQLQRYDELHNTDYVAFLRIFLEENGSTSKISERQYIHRNTVLYKIKKIESLLDMDLTNPFTKTNLYLAFLIEDVLTHQ; encoded by the coding sequence ATGGGAACGATTCGCAAAATTGTGGAGGGAGTTCAATTCCCTATGCTTACATTAGTAGCTGGACATAGTGGTGTACATCGAAGAGTTACAGGTATTAACGTAGTAGAGAGCATTGATTTAATTATGTTTTGTCGGCCAAATGAATTGGTCGTCACGACAGGTATTAACTTATCACAGCAGGAAGATTTCTTAGAACAACTCATTAAGTTAGCTTATAGCAAAAAAGTAGCAGGATTTATTATCAATATCGGCCCTTATATTCCTGCCATTCCTGAATCTATCATCGCTTTTGCTAACGAGCATGATTTCCCTATTTTTCAAATGCCTTGGCATTGCCGCGTAGCTGATTTATTAAAAACAACTTTTCAATTTATAGCCAACCATCATCAAGAACATTCCATTGAAGAAAAGGTGCTTTACAATTTACTTTTTCACTCCAAAAAACAGATGGATACGCAGAAAGTACAACTGGCACAACTTGGTTTCCCACAAGGTAGAGAACTTGCTATTATCACTTGCACAACAATAGGTGCACACTCTAGCATTGATCGCTATGAAGTGATGATCCAATTTGCCTTTCAACATCGGTATAAACGCTTTTTAAAACTAAAACATAAAAATCACCTCATTTTTTTAATTGACCGAGCGCAAATTAATACACCGAACATCCCCTTCTCAAAAGTAGTTGAAGAAATCTATGAAAAAATCAAACAAAAAAATGGCTTTCTCGATATCATTATTGGCAAAGGCAACTATCAAAAAGAATATGAAAATATACGTAAAAGCTATGAAGAATCGTTAACCGTTATCCAATTAGCACAGCTTCATAACAATCGTTTTTTGTACAAATATAAAGATATCGGTGCCTATCAAATTATTATGGCCGTACAAAACCAGCCATTAATGCAATCCTTTAGCCATGATATTCTCGGTCAATTACAACGATATGATGAACTGCACAATACGGATTATGTAGCATTTTTACGCATATTTCTCGAAGAAAATGGGAGTACAAGTAAAATTAGCGAACGGCAATATATTCATCGTAATACTGTTCTATATAAAATCAAAAAAATAGAATCACTGTTAGATATGGATTTAACAAATCCATTTACTAAAACCAATCTCTACCTAGCATTTTTAATTGAAGATGTCTTAACACATCAATAA
- a CDS encoding CoA-acylating methylmalonate-semialdehyde dehydrogenase: MVTNTDVKELGHFINGTIVAGQSGRFSNVYNPSTGAVIAHVPLATKEEVQQAIATAQNAFPAWRALSVGKRAEIVLKFRQLLTSRMDELIDMICTESGKTIEDAKGEITRGLESVDLAINAPHLVKGEYSVNVGGNINAYSTKAPLGVVAAISPFNFPVMVPLAITSMAVAVGNAVILKPSERVPCSALLLSELWKEAGLPDGIWTVINGDKETVNELLENPSVEAISFVGSTPVAEYIYATGSKYGKRVTALGGGKNNMVVMPDADLEQAANAFLGAAYGAASQRCMAISTIIPVGDTTANKLVKILADKIANLKVGPYTDPEVDFGPVITQQSKDSIIGFIDRSLQEGATIVCDGRQPDISKNSKGFYLGPTLLDNVKPGMEIYEQEVFGPARNVVRVQTLEEAISLINNHELGNGVTIFTNNGAAARKFTSEIEVGMVGVNVPIPIPVGYHNFGGWKRSKFGEGHMFGPDQVRFFTKAKTISEKWFEDTNESASSFAFPSNND; the protein is encoded by the coding sequence ATGGTAACGAATACGGACGTAAAAGAATTAGGACATTTTATTAATGGCACCATTGTGGCGGGGCAAAGTGGGCGCTTTTCTAATGTCTACAACCCGAGTACAGGAGCTGTCATTGCCCACGTCCCACTTGCTACAAAGGAAGAGGTACAACAGGCAATCGCTACTGCTCAAAATGCCTTTCCAGCTTGGCGCGCACTTTCTGTTGGCAAACGTGCAGAGATTGTACTAAAGTTTCGACAGTTATTAACATCACGCATGGATGAATTAATCGACATGATTTGTACTGAAAGTGGCAAAACGATTGAGGATGCAAAAGGTGAAATTACACGGGGGTTAGAGTCAGTCGATTTGGCAATTAATGCTCCTCATTTAGTTAAAGGGGAATATTCGGTCAATGTAGGCGGAAATATTAATGCCTATTCTACAAAAGCACCACTTGGCGTTGTGGCGGCAATTTCTCCTTTTAACTTCCCAGTGATGGTGCCACTTGCCATTACAAGCATGGCAGTTGCAGTAGGAAATGCCGTTATTTTAAAACCGTCTGAACGTGTTCCTTGCTCTGCCCTCTTGCTTTCAGAGCTGTGGAAGGAAGCTGGCTTGCCTGATGGGATTTGGACGGTCATCAATGGTGATAAAGAGACGGTAAACGAATTATTAGAAAATCCTTCTGTTGAAGCGATTTCTTTTGTCGGATCAACACCAGTTGCTGAATATATTTACGCAACAGGCTCAAAATATGGAAAACGAGTAACAGCATTAGGTGGTGGTAAAAACAATATGGTGGTTATGCCTGATGCCGATTTGGAACAAGCTGCAAATGCCTTTTTAGGGGCGGCATATGGGGCGGCTTCTCAACGTTGTATGGCGATTTCGACAATTATTCCAGTCGGTGATACAACCGCTAACAAGCTTGTTAAAATATTAGCCGATAAAATTGCTAATTTAAAAGTAGGGCCTTACACGGATCCAGAAGTAGATTTTGGCCCTGTTATTACACAACAATCGAAGGACTCCATCATCGGCTTTATCGACCGCAGTCTTCAAGAAGGCGCTACAATTGTGTGCGATGGTCGTCAACCAGACATCTCAAAAAACTCTAAAGGATTTTACTTAGGGCCAACTTTATTGGATAACGTCAAGCCAGGGATGGAAATTTACGAACAGGAAGTATTTGGACCTGCACGAAATGTCGTACGTGTACAAACATTGGAAGAGGCGATAAGCTTAATTAATAACCATGAGTTAGGGAACGGCGTCACGATCTTTACAAATAATGGCGCGGCTGCGCGTAAATTCACTTCTGAAATAGAAGTTGGGATGGTAGGCGTTAACGTACCTATTCCAATTCCCGTTGGCTATCATAATTTTGGCGGCTGGAAACGTTCAAAGTTTGGCGAAGGTCATATGTTTGGGCCAGACCAAGTACGCTTCTTTACAAAGGCTAAAACCATTTCCGAAAAATGGTTTGAGGATACGAACGAGTCAGCATCCTCCTTTGCCTTCCCAAGTAACAACGACTAA
- the panD gene encoding aspartate 1-decarboxylase: MLRMMMNSKIHRATVTEADLNYVGSITIDEDILDAVGMLPNEKVHIVNNNNGARFETYIIAGERGSGVICVNGAAARLVQRGDIVIIIAYVYVDNAEAKDHKPTVAIMGEGNTIKEMIAYEPEATIL; this comes from the coding sequence ATGTTACGAATGATGATGAATAGTAAAATCCACCGTGCTACTGTCACGGAAGCGGATTTAAATTATGTAGGCTCAATTACAATTGATGAGGATATTTTAGACGCGGTTGGAATGTTGCCAAATGAAAAAGTGCATATTGTGAATAATAATAATGGGGCGCGCTTTGAAACGTATATTATTGCAGGTGAGCGCGGATCAGGCGTGATTTGTGTTAATGGGGCAGCAGCGCGTCTCGTTCAACGTGGAGATATTGTGATTATTATTGCTTATGTTTATGTGGATAATGCTGAGGCCAAGGATCATAAACCGACAGTAGCCATTATGGGAGAAGGCAATACCATTAAAGAAATGATTGCCTACGAACCAGAAGCAACTATATTGTAG
- a CDS encoding Zn-dependent hydrolase — MYKCNSRRLQDSIEQFSQFGATLNGGVTRLSLSKEDVLARNYFCKCCEELGMEIKVDDMANIYAMLPGKKEVPPIVMGSHLDSVEKGGKFDGVLGVLTALEAIRTLKDNEVELDVPLMIANFTNEEGARFDPAMMSSGVIAAKFEKAQMLQSVDNNGMTFQAALQASGYEGEQQHRLKEALAYIELHIEQGPVLEAKQMEIGVVEGVLGMVCYEITFTGQSNHAGTTPMAMRQDPMIVAAKTMVFLHEQLGKIDEQLVYTFGRMHVLPNIHTVIPNKVTFTIDSRHQNPAIMQKVEEVLKNLPTEDKGCRIEPVKLWGRDTVLFDRQICDEIETACQRFGYTSHRMFSGAGHDAQYIATMIPSAMIFVPSINGKSHCEEEDTSFEDCAKGADILLETVLTMQTKYSMGQTYSLH, encoded by the coding sequence ATGTATAAATGTAATAGTAGACGATTGCAAGATTCGATTGAACAATTTAGTCAGTTTGGAGCTACTTTAAACGGTGGTGTCACGCGTTTATCTCTTTCGAAAGAAGATGTGTTAGCTAGAAATTATTTTTGTAAGTGCTGTGAAGAATTAGGGATGGAAATCAAAGTAGATGATATGGCCAATATCTATGCAATGCTACCAGGCAAAAAAGAAGTTCCGCCAATTGTTATGGGCTCTCATTTGGATTCAGTTGAAAAGGGTGGAAAGTTTGATGGTGTTTTAGGTGTGTTAACAGCCTTGGAAGCGATTCGAACATTAAAGGACAATGAAGTGGAGTTAGATGTGCCATTAATGATTGCGAATTTTACGAATGAAGAAGGGGCTCGCTTTGATCCGGCGATGATGAGCTCAGGCGTCATTGCTGCAAAATTTGAAAAAGCCCAAATGCTACAGTCCGTCGATAATAATGGCATGACTTTTCAAGCAGCACTTCAAGCAAGTGGTTATGAGGGAGAGCAACAACATCGCTTAAAGGAAGCCCTTGCTTATATTGAACTCCATATCGAACAAGGGCCCGTTTTAGAGGCAAAGCAAATGGAAATAGGTGTTGTTGAAGGGGTACTAGGAATGGTTTGTTATGAAATTACCTTTACTGGCCAATCCAATCATGCAGGAACAACACCCATGGCGATGCGCCAAGACCCGATGATTGTTGCCGCAAAAACAATGGTATTTTTACATGAACAGCTTGGCAAAATCGACGAGCAACTAGTATATACATTTGGGCGGATGCATGTTTTACCTAATATCCATACCGTTATACCAAATAAAGTGACGTTTACAATTGATTCACGGCATCAAAATCCTGCCATTATGCAAAAGGTCGAGGAAGTATTGAAAAACTTGCCTACAGAAGATAAAGGGTGTCGAATAGAACCGGTGAAACTATGGGGAAGAGATACAGTATTATTTGATCGACAAATTTGTGATGAAATCGAAACAGCTTGCCAACGATTTGGCTATACCTCTCATCGAATGTTTAGTGGAGCAGGGCATGATGCGCAATATATAGCAACGATGATACCTTCAGCAATGATTTTCGTACCAAGTATTAATGGAAAGAGTCATTGCGAGGAGGAAGACACATCATTTGAAGATTGCGCAAAGGGAGCAGATATTCTCCTCGAAACAGTATTAACGATGCAAACAAAATACAGTATGGGGCAAACGTACAGCTTACATTAA